A section of the Streptomyces sp. NBC_01591 genome encodes:
- the pdxR gene encoding MocR-like pyridoxine biosynthesis transcription factor PdxR: MTDSWATFGADLHLETTGAAGLRAGLMDALREAVRTGRLAPGTRLPSSRSLAADLGIARNTVADAYAELVAEGWLTARQGSGTRVAQRAEPRRPATRTTRVRGVRSRPAHNLLGGSPDLSTFPRADWLKASRRALTAAPNDAFGYGDPRGRIELRTVLADYLARARGVYADPERIMICAGFVQALKLMGPVLRKRRMREVAVESYGLDVHWNLLRDAGLRLPCLPVDGLGARTGELAALRGVGAVLMTPAHQFPTGVPLHPDRRAAAVDWARSTGGLILEDDYDGEFRYDRQPVGALQGLDPERVVHLGTTSKSLAPGLRLGWMVLPEALVGEVSEAKGMSDWSSSALDQLTLAEFIESGAYDRHVRSMRLRYRHRRDQLVATLAERAPGVRISGIAAGLHAVLELPEGTEPSVLRAAAWQGLALEGISRFRHPEAAPGRDALVIGYGTPTDSAWAGALDALCRVLP; encoded by the coding sequence ATGACGGATTCATGGGCCACTTTCGGCGCCGACCTGCATCTTGAGACGACCGGTGCGGCAGGGCTGCGGGCCGGGCTCATGGACGCGCTGCGCGAGGCCGTACGGACGGGGCGCCTGGCGCCCGGCACCCGGCTGCCGTCGTCCCGCAGCCTCGCCGCCGACCTCGGCATCGCCCGGAACACCGTCGCCGACGCCTACGCGGAACTGGTCGCCGAGGGGTGGCTCACCGCCCGGCAGGGCTCGGGCACCCGGGTGGCTCAGCGGGCCGAGCCGCGTCGGCCGGCCACCAGGACCACGCGGGTCCGGGGGGTGCGGTCCCGGCCCGCCCACAACCTGCTGGGCGGATCGCCCGACCTCTCGACGTTCCCGCGCGCCGACTGGCTCAAGGCGTCCCGGCGCGCCCTCACGGCCGCCCCCAACGACGCCTTCGGGTACGGCGATCCGCGCGGGCGCATCGAACTGCGCACCGTGCTCGCCGACTATCTCGCACGGGCCCGCGGTGTGTACGCGGACCCGGAGCGGATCATGATCTGCGCCGGTTTCGTGCAGGCGCTGAAACTGATGGGGCCGGTGCTGCGCAAGCGGCGAATGCGGGAAGTGGCCGTCGAGTCGTACGGACTGGACGTGCACTGGAACCTGCTCAGGGACGCCGGACTGCGGCTGCCCTGCCTGCCGGTCGACGGACTCGGGGCGAGGACCGGTGAGCTGGCCGCCCTGCGCGGCGTGGGCGCGGTCCTGATGACGCCCGCGCACCAGTTCCCGACGGGGGTCCCGCTCCACCCCGACCGGCGGGCCGCGGCCGTGGACTGGGCGCGCAGCACGGGCGGGCTGATCCTGGAGGACGACTACGACGGCGAGTTCCGCTACGACCGGCAGCCGGTCGGCGCGCTCCAGGGCCTCGACCCCGAGCGCGTGGTGCACCTGGGGACGACGAGCAAGTCGCTGGCCCCCGGGCTGCGCCTGGGGTGGATGGTGCTGCCGGAGGCGCTGGTGGGGGAGGTGTCCGAGGCCAAGGGGATGAGCGACTGGTCGTCGAGCGCGCTGGACCAGCTGACGCTCGCGGAGTTCATCGAGTCGGGCGCGTACGACCGCCATGTGCGCTCGATGCGGCTGCGCTACCGGCACCGCCGCGACCAGCTCGTCGCGACACTGGCGGAACGGGCCCCCGGGGTCCGGATCAGCGGTATCGCGGCCGGGCTGCACGCCGTGCTCGAACTGCCCGAGGGCACCGAGCCGTCGGTGCTCCGGGCGGCGGCGTGGCAGGGGCTGGCACTGGAGGGGATCTCGCGCTTCCGGCACCCGGAGGCAGCACCGGGCCGCGACGCACTGGTCATCGGCTACGGAACACCGACCGACAGCGCCTGGGCGGGCGCGCTGGACGCACTCTGCCGGGTGCTGCCCTAG
- a CDS encoding glutathionylspermidine synthase family protein has protein sequence MERRTTQPRPDWQRTVEEQGIVFPLTRYPDGSLRPYWDESAYYVFSLPEVEALEDVVEELHTMCLAAAAHIVEQDRFAELGITDRRLAGLIAQSWRRRDELPSLYGRFDLRYDGTGPAKMLEYNADTPTSLVEAASAQWFWMEDRFPGADQWNSLHERLVAAWKRQAALLPPGPLHFAHSDGDELGEDLMTVAYLRETAAQAGIDTEALSVEQIGWDRLSGRFVDERLRFIRSCFKLYPWEWLATDRFGPQVLDTLDNGGGTGTTCWIEPAWKMLLSNKALLAILWELYPGHPNLLPSYLDGPRELAVSGGYVAKPLLGREGAGVTIHEPGSPVVPRDEPCCYQELAPLPDFDGNRVVLGAWVVEDEAAGLGIRESAGLVTDEYARFLPHVIL, from the coding sequence ATGGAACGCCGCACCACCCAGCCGCGCCCCGACTGGCAGCGGACGGTGGAGGAGCAGGGGATCGTCTTCCCGCTCACCCGCTACCCGGACGGATCGCTGCGCCCGTACTGGGACGAGAGCGCCTACTACGTCTTCTCGCTGCCCGAGGTCGAGGCACTGGAGGACGTCGTCGAGGAACTGCACACCATGTGTCTGGCCGCGGCCGCGCACATCGTGGAGCAGGACCGCTTCGCCGAACTCGGCATCACCGACCGGCGGCTGGCCGGCCTGATCGCCCAGTCCTGGCGGCGCCGTGACGAACTGCCCTCCCTGTACGGCAGGTTCGACCTGCGCTACGACGGCACCGGTCCGGCGAAGATGCTGGAGTACAACGCGGACACCCCCACCTCCCTGGTGGAGGCCGCGAGCGCCCAGTGGTTCTGGATGGAGGACCGCTTCCCGGGCGCCGACCAGTGGAACTCGCTGCACGAACGACTCGTCGCGGCCTGGAAACGGCAGGCCGCCCTGCTGCCACCGGGACCGCTGCACTTCGCGCACTCCGACGGGGACGAGCTGGGCGAGGACCTGATGACGGTCGCCTATCTGCGGGAGACCGCCGCCCAGGCCGGCATCGACACGGAGGCGCTCTCCGTCGAGCAGATCGGCTGGGACCGGCTGAGCGGGCGGTTCGTCGACGAGCGGCTCCGGTTCATCCGGAGCTGCTTCAAGCTGTATCCGTGGGAGTGGCTGGCGACCGACCGGTTCGGCCCGCAGGTGCTCGACACCCTCGACAACGGCGGCGGTACGGGTACGACCTGCTGGATCGAGCCCGCGTGGAAGATGCTGCTGTCCAACAAGGCGCTGCTGGCGATCCTCTGGGAGCTCTACCCGGGCCACCCGAACCTGCTGCCCTCGTACCTCGACGGTCCCCGCGAACTCGCGGTGTCGGGCGGCTACGTGGCCAAGCCGCTGCTCGGGCGCGAGGGGGCCGGGGTCACGATCCACGAGCCGGGCAGCCCCGTGGTGCCGCGGGACGAGCCGTGCTGTTACCAGGAGCTGGCACCGCTGCCGGACTTCGACGGCAACCGTGTGGTGCTGGGTGCGTGGGTCGTCGAGGACGAGGCGGCCGGTCTCGGCATCCGCGAATCGGCAGGCCTGGTCACGGACGAGTACGCCCGCTTCCTGCCGCACGTCATCCTCTAG
- a CDS encoding SMI1/KNR4 family protein, which yields MRPDLTLLRDLVEGSPGFGRGPGGAVPEALIREAEARVGPLPPSYRWWLAKYGHGRAGDADIATVWPAESADDAYEAVTAGWRLSGDRLCFAVEPDCGDDYHFVLDRAGAAGDGEYPVVRRDGTDGCEYPVAESFAGFLAVQVSRLRGLRDGPNPAVARLWRSTPGVLLDNGVHVYGPHLIEERNETFEVARYAPGWVLVGDDSGGDGFFMRRHGRDRISVHRLGLGAICEDIEAEGERVTDDLLGWLRAGGAQGLSGGSGPDRP from the coding sequence GTGAGACCTGACCTGACACTGCTGCGCGACCTGGTCGAAGGATCACCGGGCTTCGGCCGCGGGCCCGGCGGCGCCGTGCCGGAGGCGCTGATCCGCGAGGCCGAGGCACGTGTCGGCCCGCTGCCGCCGTCGTACCGGTGGTGGCTGGCGAAGTACGGCCACGGGCGGGCCGGGGACGCGGACATCGCGACGGTCTGGCCCGCCGAGTCCGCCGACGACGCGTACGAGGCCGTCACCGCCGGGTGGCGGCTGAGCGGCGACCGGCTGTGCTTCGCCGTCGAGCCGGACTGCGGTGACGACTACCACTTCGTCCTCGACCGGGCGGGGGCGGCCGGGGACGGGGAGTACCCGGTGGTCCGCCGTGACGGTACGGACGGGTGCGAGTACCCGGTGGCGGAGTCCTTCGCCGGTTTCCTGGCCGTCCAGGTGTCGCGGTTGCGCGGGCTGCGGGACGGGCCCAATCCCGCGGTCGCCCGGCTGTGGCGGTCGACGCCGGGTGTGCTGCTCGACAACGGCGTCCATGTCTACGGTCCGCACCTCATCGAGGAACGCAACGAGACCTTCGAGGTGGCCCGGTACGCGCCCGGCTGGGTGCTGGTCGGGGACGACAGCGGGGGCGACGGATTCTTCATGCGCCGCCACGGCCGCGACCGCATCTCCGTCCACCGTCTCGGCCTGGGCGCGATCTGCGAGGACATCGAGGCGGAGGGCGAGCGAGTCACGGACGACCTGCTCGGCTGGCTGCGCGCGGGCGGAGCCCAGGGCCTGTCCGGCGGATCAGGGCCGGACAGGCCCTAG
- the rocD gene encoding ornithine--oxo-acid transaminase: MSTTETAIASAEAHSAHNYHPLPVVVATADGAWMTDIEGRRYLDMLAGYSALNFGHGNRRLIDAAKAQLERVTLTSRAFHHDRFADFCTQLAELCGMETVLPMNTGAEAVETAVKTARKWGYRVKGVPDGMAKIIVAANNFHGRTTTIISFSTDPEAREDFGPYTPGFEIVPYGDLTALREAMTENTVAVLMEPIQGEAGVLVPPPGYLPGVRALTRERNVLFIADEIQSGLGRTGKTFACEHEGVVPDMYVLGKALGGGVVPVSAVVSSKDVLGVYRPGEHGSTFGGNPLACAVALEVIAMLRTGEFQQRATELGEHLHQELGLLVGGGAVEEVRGRGLWAGVDIAPSRGTGREISEKLMERGVLVKDTHGSTIRIAPPLVISKEDLDWGLEQLRAVLRG; this comes from the coding sequence GTGTCGACCACGGAAACCGCCATCGCCTCCGCCGAGGCGCACAGCGCGCACAACTACCATCCGCTGCCCGTCGTCGTCGCCACGGCGGACGGAGCCTGGATGACCGATATCGAGGGCCGCCGCTACCTCGACATGCTCGCCGGCTACTCGGCGCTCAACTTCGGTCACGGCAACCGGCGCCTGATCGACGCGGCCAAGGCCCAGCTGGAGCGGGTGACGCTCACCTCGCGCGCCTTCCACCACGACCGGTTCGCCGACTTCTGTACGCAGCTCGCCGAGCTGTGCGGCATGGAGACGGTGCTCCCGATGAACACGGGCGCGGAGGCCGTGGAGACCGCGGTGAAGACGGCCCGCAAGTGGGGTTACCGGGTGAAGGGCGTCCCGGACGGCATGGCGAAGATCATCGTCGCCGCGAACAACTTCCACGGCCGGACGACGACGATCATCAGCTTCTCCACGGACCCGGAGGCACGGGAGGACTTCGGCCCGTACACGCCGGGGTTCGAGATCGTGCCGTACGGGGATCTCACGGCGCTCCGGGAGGCGATGACCGAGAACACCGTGGCGGTGCTCATGGAGCCGATCCAGGGCGAGGCCGGGGTGCTGGTGCCGCCGCCGGGCTATCTCCCCGGGGTGCGGGCGCTCACACGTGAGCGGAACGTGCTGTTCATCGCGGACGAGATCCAGTCGGGCCTGGGCCGGACCGGGAAGACCTTCGCCTGCGAGCACGAGGGGGTCGTGCCGGACATGTACGTGCTCGGCAAGGCGCTGGGCGGTGGTGTGGTGCCGGTGTCGGCGGTGGTCTCGTCGAAGGACGTGCTCGGGGTGTATCGGCCCGGTGAGCACGGTTCGACGTTCGGCGGCAATCCCCTGGCCTGCGCGGTCGCGCTGGAGGTCATCGCGATGCTCCGCACCGGCGAGTTCCAGCAGCGGGCGACCGAGTTGGGCGAGCACCTGCACCAGGAGCTGGGGCTGCTGGTGGGCGGCGGCGCGGTGGAGGAGGTGCGCGGCCGCGGGCTGTGGGCGGGTGTCGACATCGCCCCGAGCCGCGGCACGGGCCGGGAGATCTCCGAGAAGCTGATGGAGCGCGGGGTGCTGGTCAAGGACACCCATGGCTCGACGATCCGGATCGCCCCGCCGCTGGTGATCAGCAAGGAGGACCTGGACTGGGGCCTCGAACAGCTCCGCGCCGTCCTGCGCGGCTGA
- the trpS gene encoding tryptophan--tRNA ligase, with product MASERPRVLSGIQPTAGSFHLGNYLGAVRQWVALQESHDAFYMVVDLHAITIPQDPAELRANTRLAVAQLLAAGLDPERCTLFVQSHVPEHAQLGWIMNCLTGFGEASRMTQFKDKSAKQGADRTTVGLFTYPMLMVADILLYQADQVPVGEDQRQHLELTRNLAERFNGSYGDTFTVPDPYILKETAKIYDLQDPSAKMSKSAATPKGLINLLDEPKATAKKVKSAVTDTDTVIRFDRAEKPGVSNLLSIYSTLTGTGIADLEQKYEGKGYGALKTDLAEVMVEFVTPFRTRTQEYLGDPETLDSILAKGAEKARAVAAETLARTYDRMGFLPAKH from the coding sequence ATGGCCTCTGAACGCCCCCGCGTGCTCTCCGGAATCCAGCCCACCGCAGGCTCGTTCCACCTCGGCAACTACCTCGGTGCGGTCCGCCAGTGGGTGGCGCTCCAGGAATCCCACGACGCCTTCTACATGGTCGTGGACCTGCATGCGATCACGATCCCGCAGGACCCCGCGGAGCTGCGCGCGAACACCAGGCTCGCCGTCGCCCAGCTTCTCGCCGCCGGTCTCGACCCGGAGCGCTGCACACTCTTCGTCCAGAGCCACGTCCCCGAGCACGCCCAGCTCGGCTGGATCATGAACTGCCTCACCGGCTTCGGCGAGGCGTCGCGCATGACGCAGTTCAAGGACAAGTCCGCCAAGCAGGGCGCCGACCGCACCACGGTCGGTCTCTTCACGTACCCGATGCTGATGGTGGCCGACATCCTGCTGTACCAGGCCGACCAGGTCCCGGTCGGTGAGGACCAGCGCCAGCACCTGGAGCTGACCCGTAACCTCGCCGAGCGGTTCAACGGCAGCTACGGCGACACGTTCACCGTGCCGGACCCGTACATCCTCAAGGAGACGGCGAAGATCTACGACCTCCAGGACCCGTCGGCGAAGATGAGCAAGTCGGCGGCCACCCCGAAGGGCCTGATCAACCTCCTGGACGAGCCGAAGGCCACCGCCAAGAAGGTGAAGAGCGCGGTCACCGACACCGACACGGTCATCCGCTTCGACCGGGCCGAGAAGCCCGGCGTCAGCAATCTGCTGAGCATTTACTCGACACTCACCGGTACGGGTATCGCGGATCTGGAGCAGAAGTACGAGGGCAAGGGCTACGGTGCGCTCAAGACCGACCTCGCCGAGGTCATGGTCGAGTTCGTCACACCGTTCCGTACCCGCACCCAGGAATACCTGGGCGACCCGGAGACGCTGGACTCGATCCTGGCCAAGGGCGCGGAGAAGGCCCGTGCCGTCGCGGCCGAGACCCTGGCCCGGACGTACGACCGGATGGGCTTTCTGCCCGCGAAGCACTGA
- a CDS encoding 2'-5' RNA ligase family protein yields MGTVTLGVSIAVPEPYGSLLQERRASFGDPAAYGIPTHVTLLPPTEAEAADLPAIEAHLAQIATGGRPFPMRLSGTGTFRPLSPVVFVQVVEGASACTWLQKRVRDASGPLVRELQFPYHPHVTVAHDIAEEAMDRAYAELADYEAAWTCDSFALYEQGPDSVWRKINEFPFGAGGGTPAVPAQGGSSVDEPSLHS; encoded by the coding sequence GTGGGGACCGTAACGCTCGGCGTTTCGATCGCGGTCCCGGAGCCCTACGGCAGCCTGCTCCAGGAGCGGCGCGCGAGCTTCGGGGACCCTGCCGCGTACGGCATTCCCACTCACGTCACCCTTCTCCCGCCGACCGAGGCCGAGGCGGCCGACCTGCCCGCGATCGAGGCGCATCTCGCCCAGATCGCGACGGGCGGCCGCCCCTTCCCGATGCGGCTGTCCGGCACGGGGACCTTCCGTCCCCTCTCGCCGGTCGTCTTCGTCCAGGTCGTCGAGGGCGCCTCGGCCTGCACCTGGCTGCAGAAGCGGGTCCGGGACGCCTCCGGGCCGCTGGTGCGCGAGCTCCAGTTCCCGTACCACCCGCATGTGACCGTGGCGCACGACATCGCCGAGGAGGCGATGGACCGGGCGTACGCGGAGCTCGCCGACTACGAGGCCGCCTGGACCTGCGATTCCTTCGCGCTGTACGAGCAGGGCCCGGACAGCGTCTGGCGCAAGATCAACGAGTTCCCGTTCGGCGCCGGGGGCGGCACGCCCGCCGTGCCCGCGCAGGGCGGCTCCTCCGTGGACGAGCCCTCCCTGCACTCCTGA